The following are encoded in a window of Amycolatopsis lexingtonensis genomic DNA:
- a CDS encoding pyridoxamine 5'-phosphate oxidase family protein, with amino-acid sequence MTTLEQSAVADLVRSTLSAHKSLFLATSGSTGPWVGGVYFAESGEFTLNLVLEDRGRTLAAIRENPVVSVVVSTGSPMQPFLQAQALAEVVGAEGDARVRELLVAKVPEAAPFLDAPVTAVKLTVQKWRATDIANGLLPGVELPGPRLP; translated from the coding sequence GTGACCACTCTCGAGCAGTCCGCCGTCGCGGACCTCGTGCGGAGCACGCTCTCCGCGCACAAGTCGTTGTTCCTCGCCACTTCGGGTAGCACCGGGCCGTGGGTCGGCGGGGTGTACTTCGCCGAAAGCGGCGAGTTCACGCTGAACCTCGTGCTCGAGGACCGGGGCCGGACGCTGGCCGCGATCCGGGAGAACCCGGTGGTCTCGGTGGTGGTCTCGACGGGCTCGCCGATGCAGCCGTTCCTGCAGGCCCAGGCGCTCGCCGAGGTCGTCGGCGCCGAGGGGGACGCGCGGGTGCGCGAGCTGCTCGTCGCCAAGGTCCCGGAGGCGGCGCCGTTCCTCGACGCGCCGGTCACGGCCGTCAAGCTGACCGTGCAGAAGTGGCGCGCCACGGACATCGCCAACGGCCTGCTCCCCGGCGTCGAGCTGCCCGGCCCGCGCCTGCCCTGA
- a CDS encoding TIGR02569 family protein: MRSTLERPPAHVCSAFGGLDDVSEPLPDSTAWRCGDLVLKPVTDKAKTLWTARALDYIAEPGLRVAKPVGSSDGRWIVGGWTASRFVAGTPEHRGDESVLAAVKLHRATIGLPRPEFLSARRDVDAIADRVAWEELEVPLEETKGGRWFEVLAGARRPIRLPSQVAHGELLAGLLFDGDAAPGLVDFVPYYRPGEYGAAIVAVDALAWGGATRELLERWAHLPEWPQLLLRAVLFRLASNALNPRSTQASLDGLRVAAREVSGVL; the protein is encoded by the coding sequence GTGCGGTCAACCCTCGAACGCCCTCCGGCGCACGTCTGCTCGGCCTTCGGCGGCCTCGACGACGTCAGCGAACCGCTGCCGGACTCGACGGCGTGGCGCTGCGGCGACCTCGTGCTCAAGCCGGTCACCGACAAGGCGAAGACGCTGTGGACCGCCCGCGCCCTCGACTACATCGCCGAGCCGGGCCTGCGCGTCGCGAAGCCGGTCGGCTCCAGCGACGGCCGCTGGATCGTCGGCGGCTGGACGGCGTCGCGTTTCGTGGCGGGAACGCCCGAACACCGCGGTGACGAGTCGGTGCTGGCGGCGGTGAAGCTGCACCGCGCGACGATCGGCCTGCCCCGGCCGGAATTCCTCAGCGCCCGCCGCGACGTCGACGCGATCGCCGACCGGGTGGCCTGGGAGGAACTCGAGGTCCCCCTGGAAGAGACGAAGGGCGGCCGCTGGTTCGAGGTACTGGCCGGCGCCCGCCGCCCGATCCGCCTGCCGTCCCAGGTGGCGCACGGCGAACTGCTGGCCGGCCTGCTGTTCGACGGCGACGCGGCCCCGGGCCTGGTGGACTTCGTCCCGTACTACCGCCCGGGCGAGTACGGCGCGGCGATCGTCGCGGTGGACGCCCTGGCGTGGGGCGGCGCGACGCGGGAGTTGCTGGAGCGGTGGGCGCACCTGCCGGAGTGGCCGCAGCTGCTGCTGCGCGCGGTGCTGTTCCGGCTGGCGTCGAACGCGTTGAACCCGAGGTCGACGCAGGCCTCGCTGGACGGGCTGCGCGTGGCGGCGCGCGAGGTGAGCGGGGTCTTGTGA
- a CDS encoding AurF N-oxygenase family protein, with the protein MTRTLKEPDREKTADRLLKSSANKFYDPDVDIDWTAPLVEGKRFILDERSSLYGTELWDKLTPEQRIELGKHEVASVATTGLWFEILLMQMLLKEVYEQDPTSSHAQFALTEIADECRHSTMFARMASRIGCPAYGPVPWLRRLAKLMPTISYGPARYGAILVAEEVLDRLQREQMNDEGVQPLVRMVNRIHVLEEARHVTFAREEVTRGMAKLSKAEIAYQQFIIAVISYFVTRAFINPNVYKAVGIRPRDGVEAALNNPHWQGTIAWAGEKIMPFLEESGLVGLPGKYFWRKSFLLPAGR; encoded by the coding sequence ATGACGCGGACGCTGAAGGAACCGGATCGCGAAAAGACCGCGGACCGCCTGCTGAAGTCGTCGGCGAACAAGTTCTACGACCCGGACGTCGACATCGACTGGACCGCGCCGCTGGTCGAGGGCAAGCGCTTCATCCTGGACGAGCGCTCCTCGCTCTACGGCACCGAGCTGTGGGACAAGCTGACCCCCGAGCAGCGCATCGAGCTGGGCAAGCACGAGGTCGCCAGCGTCGCGACCACCGGGCTGTGGTTCGAAATCCTCCTGATGCAGATGCTGCTCAAGGAGGTCTACGAACAGGACCCGACGTCCTCGCACGCCCAGTTCGCGCTCACCGAGATCGCCGACGAATGCCGGCACTCGACGATGTTCGCGCGGATGGCGTCGCGGATCGGCTGCCCCGCCTACGGCCCGGTGCCGTGGCTGCGGCGCCTCGCGAAGCTGATGCCGACCATCTCCTACGGCCCGGCGCGCTACGGCGCGATCCTGGTCGCCGAGGAGGTCCTCGACCGGCTGCAGCGCGAGCAGATGAATGACGAAGGCGTGCAGCCGCTGGTCCGGATGGTCAACCGGATCCACGTCCTCGAAGAGGCCCGGCACGTCACCTTCGCCCGCGAAGAGGTCACGCGCGGCATGGCGAAGCTGTCGAAGGCCGAGATCGCCTACCAGCAGTTCATCATCGCGGTCATCTCGTACTTCGTGACGCGGGCGTTCATCAACCCGAACGTCTACAAGGCGGTCGGCATCCGGCCGCGTGACGGCGTCGAAGCGGCGCTGAACAACCCGCACTGGCAAGGGACGATCGCGTGGGCCGGGGAGAAGATCATGCCGTTCCTCGAGGAGTCCGGTCTCGTCGGACTGCCCGGGAAGTACTTCTGGCGCAAGTCGTTCCTGCTCCCGGCGGGCCGGTGA
- a CDS encoding DUF3107 domain-containing protein, giving the protein MEVKIGIKDTPRELVVSSGQSPEEVEKLVAEALTAGDGLFRLSDEKGRKYIVPSDRIAYVEIAPSDVRKVGFGVGD; this is encoded by the coding sequence GTGGAGGTCAAGATCGGCATCAAGGACACACCGCGCGAGCTGGTGGTGTCCAGTGGCCAGTCTCCCGAAGAGGTGGAGAAGCTGGTCGCCGAGGCCCTGACGGCCGGTGACGGGCTCTTCCGCCTCAGCGACGAGAAGGGGCGCAAGTACATCGTCCCCTCCGACCGGATCGCGTACGTCGAGATCGCCCCGTCCGACGTCCGGAAGGTCGGCTTCGGCGTCGGCGACTGA
- a CDS encoding DUF3152 domain-containing protein, which yields MDRVKQDARGDDRRAPHRASARRTPEPGEPPRTGQYRPSSKAPALRVTEDRYRPGGRRTSAEPLSASWKPHVETPREPKEPPPKSGLAKLTKTYGWRVYALPILVVLTVLVVVNTANSPAQPIAEQSAPPGVESAGGDAAGGAIDDGGQGIPENPAKPVDLKVPTADLPNGSPFTQAGRGSWHVVPGSGPKIGTGKLYTYTIEVEDGIDPSSYAGDDAFAAAVQGTLSDPKSWTWDGKIALQRVDGNFPNPSFKVSLTTPETTHRADACGFQITFEASCYRKSLGRVLINLARWVRGAKAFNADMTGYRQYAINHEVGHALGNQHVGCGGNGQPAPVMMQQSFGVSDDYVSMLNDIPGGDKGKVAKDGRVCTPNAWPNPTP from the coding sequence GTGGACCGGGTGAAGCAGGACGCGCGAGGCGACGATCGGCGGGCTCCCCACCGCGCGTCGGCCCGCCGGACGCCGGAGCCCGGGGAGCCGCCGCGCACGGGGCAGTACCGCCCGTCGTCGAAGGCGCCCGCGCTGCGCGTCACCGAGGACCGCTACCGCCCGGGCGGGCGGCGGACCAGCGCCGAGCCGCTGAGCGCGTCGTGGAAGCCCCACGTCGAGACGCCGCGCGAGCCGAAGGAACCGCCGCCGAAGTCCGGGCTCGCGAAGCTCACCAAGACCTACGGCTGGCGCGTCTACGCCCTGCCGATCCTCGTCGTGCTGACCGTGCTCGTCGTGGTCAACACGGCCAACAGCCCGGCCCAGCCGATCGCCGAGCAGAGCGCCCCGCCCGGCGTCGAGTCGGCGGGCGGCGACGCGGCGGGCGGCGCCATCGACGACGGCGGGCAGGGCATCCCGGAGAACCCGGCCAAGCCGGTCGACCTCAAGGTGCCGACGGCGGACCTGCCGAACGGCAGCCCGTTCACCCAGGCCGGCCGGGGCAGCTGGCACGTCGTCCCCGGCAGCGGCCCCAAGATCGGCACCGGGAAGCTCTACACCTACACGATCGAGGTCGAGGACGGCATCGACCCGTCGAGCTACGCCGGCGACGACGCCTTCGCGGCCGCGGTCCAGGGCACCCTGTCCGATCCCAAGAGCTGGACGTGGGACGGCAAGATCGCGCTCCAGCGCGTCGACGGCAACTTCCCGAACCCGTCGTTCAAGGTGAGTCTCACCACGCCCGAGACGACGCACCGCGCCGACGCGTGCGGTTTCCAGATCACTTTCGAAGCGTCCTGCTACCGCAAGAGCCTGGGCCGGGTGCTGATCAACCTGGCCCGCTGGGTGCGCGGCGCGAAGGCGTTCAACGCGGACATGACCGGCTACCGCCAGTACGCCATCAACCACGAGGTCGGGCACGCGCTCGGCAACCAGCACGTCGGCTGCGGCGGCAACGGACAGCCCGCGCCGGTGATGATGCAGCAGTCGTTCGGCGTCTCCGACGACTACGTCTCGATGCTCAACGACATCCCCGGCGGCGACAAGGGCAAGGTCGCCAAGGACGGCCGCGTCTGCACTCCCAACGCCTGGCCGAATCCCACTCCGTAG
- a CDS encoding molybdopterin oxidoreductase family protein, translating to MPQVETHCPYCALQCGMSLEGTRVTPRDFPVNAGGLCQKGWTSGSLLTSPKRLTTPMLRVNGALEPVSWDFALDFVARKLRETQERHGPDGVAIFGGGGLTNEKAYLLGKFARVALGTSQIDYNGRFCMSSAAAAGIKAFGADRGMPFPVTDLKRADVVLLAGANPAETMPPFTQHLRGSDLIVVDPRRTPTAELASLHLAPAPGTDLALALGILHAVVEGGHLDRSYVDERTSGFEAMWRIVASWWPERAERVTGVSAADMRLAAAKLAGARNAYILTARGTEQHATGTATVGAWINLALSLGLPGREGSGYGCLTGQGNGQGGREHGQKADQLPGYRKLDDPAAREYVAGVWGVEPDSLPGPGRSASELLEALGQEDGPKALMVFGSNVVVSAPRSQRVQDRLSELDFLVVADFVLSETAALADVVLPVTQWAEEHGTLTNLEGRILLRRKALDPPPGVRSDLDVLNGLAKRLGQPENRFPVDAETVFEELRIASKGGIADYSGVSYDRLRDGEALHWPVPADDHPGTPRMFLESFAHPDGRARFVPVEHTGPAELPDDEYPLTATTGRVLQHYQSGAQTRLIDELNDVVPEVFVEVHPDTAKRAGLEEGDPAKVRSRRGETVAKVRFVQSLQPDVVFLPFHFPGEQRANLFTNPALDPVSRMPEFKVCAVSLSTVDGAA from the coding sequence GTGCCGCAGGTCGAAACCCACTGCCCCTACTGCGCGCTGCAGTGCGGGATGAGCCTCGAAGGCACCCGCGTCACGCCGCGGGACTTCCCGGTCAACGCCGGCGGCCTGTGCCAGAAGGGCTGGACTTCGGGCAGTCTCCTCACGTCGCCGAAGCGGCTGACCACTCCGATGCTGCGCGTGAACGGCGCGCTCGAGCCCGTGAGCTGGGACTTCGCCCTCGACTTCGTCGCCCGCAAACTGCGCGAAACACAGGAGCGCCACGGCCCGGACGGCGTCGCGATCTTCGGCGGCGGGGGACTCACCAACGAGAAGGCCTACTTGCTCGGCAAGTTCGCCCGCGTCGCGCTCGGCACCTCGCAGATCGACTACAACGGCCGGTTCTGCATGTCGTCGGCCGCCGCCGCCGGGATCAAGGCGTTCGGGGCCGATCGCGGGATGCCGTTCCCCGTCACCGATCTCAAGCGGGCCGACGTCGTGCTGCTCGCCGGGGCGAACCCGGCCGAGACGATGCCGCCGTTCACCCAGCACCTGCGCGGGAGCGACCTCATCGTCGTCGACCCGCGGCGGACGCCGACCGCCGAGCTGGCGAGCCTGCACCTCGCGCCCGCGCCGGGCACCGATCTCGCGCTGGCGCTCGGGATCCTGCACGCCGTCGTCGAGGGCGGGCACCTCGATCGGTCCTATGTGGACGAGCGCACCAGCGGGTTCGAGGCCATGTGGCGGATCGTCGCCTCCTGGTGGCCGGAACGCGCCGAGCGCGTCACCGGTGTCTCGGCCGCCGACATGCGCCTCGCCGCGGCGAAGCTCGCCGGGGCCCGCAACGCCTACATCCTCACCGCGCGCGGCACCGAGCAGCACGCCACCGGTACCGCGACCGTCGGCGCCTGGATCAACCTCGCGCTTTCGCTCGGCCTGCCGGGCCGGGAGGGCTCCGGTTACGGCTGCCTCACCGGCCAGGGCAACGGCCAGGGCGGCCGCGAGCACGGCCAGAAGGCCGACCAGCTGCCCGGCTACCGCAAGCTCGACGACCCGGCCGCCCGCGAGTACGTCGCCGGCGTGTGGGGCGTCGAACCGGACAGCCTGCCCGGCCCGGGTCGCTCGGCCTCCGAGCTGCTCGAGGCGCTCGGCCAGGAAGACGGCCCGAAGGCGCTGATGGTGTTCGGCAGCAACGTCGTCGTCTCGGCACCGCGCTCGCAGCGCGTCCAAGATCGACTGTCCGAACTGGACTTCCTGGTCGTCGCCGACTTCGTGCTGTCGGAAACCGCCGCGCTGGCCGACGTCGTCCTGCCGGTCACGCAGTGGGCCGAAGAGCACGGCACGCTCACCAACCTCGAAGGCCGGATCCTGCTGCGCCGCAAGGCGCTCGACCCGCCGCCCGGCGTCCGGTCCGATCTGGACGTCCTCAACGGACTCGCGAAGCGGCTGGGGCAGCCGGAAAACCGGTTCCCTGTGGACGCCGAGACCGTGTTCGAGGAGCTGCGGATCGCGTCCAAGGGCGGGATCGCCGACTACTCCGGCGTCAGCTACGACCGCCTGCGCGACGGCGAGGCCCTGCACTGGCCGGTCCCGGCGGACGACCACCCGGGCACGCCGCGGATGTTCCTCGAGTCGTTCGCCCACCCGGACGGCCGCGCGCGGTTCGTGCCGGTCGAGCACACCGGCCCGGCCGAGCTGCCCGACGACGAGTACCCGCTGACGGCCACCACCGGCCGCGTGCTGCAGCACTACCAATCGGGTGCGCAGACCCGGCTGATCGACGAACTCAACGACGTCGTACCGGAGGTGTTCGTCGAGGTGCACCCGGACACCGCCAAGCGCGCGGGTCTGGAAGAAGGTGATCCGGCGAAGGTCAGGTCCCGGCGCGGCGAGACCGTCGCCAAGGTCCGGTTCGTGCAGAGCCTCCAGCCCGACGTCGTGTTCCTGCCGTTCCACTTCCCCGGTGAGCAGCGCGCGAACCTGTTCACCAACCCGGCGCTCGATCCGGTCAGCCGGATGCCGGAGTTCAAGGTGTGTGCCGTGTCCCTGTCTACTGTGGATGGTGCCGCATGA
- a CDS encoding DUF4873 domain-containing protein: MSEHDEDGYSGSATLVVDGVSVTATVELRGYFQPIDGYYRWYGRVAVNEELTKLAGGKKKPVTIQAGGHTAEGELSDPDPWGRYRIMGTSTPPFHVPTSLEELNA; encoded by the coding sequence ATGAGCGAGCACGACGAAGACGGCTACAGCGGTTCGGCCACGCTGGTGGTCGACGGGGTCTCGGTGACGGCGACGGTGGAGCTGCGCGGCTACTTCCAGCCGATCGACGGCTATTACCGCTGGTACGGCCGGGTGGCGGTGAACGAGGAGCTGACGAAGCTGGCGGGCGGCAAGAAGAAGCCGGTGACGATCCAGGCCGGCGGCCACACCGCGGAGGGCGAGCTTTCCGACCCGGACCCGTGGGGCCGCTACCGGATCATGGGGACGAGCACCCCGCCCTTCCACGTGCCGACGTCCCTGGAAGAACTCAACGCCTGA
- a CDS encoding alpha/beta fold hydrolase gives MTTASRLRDPSLGHRFVASDGAALHVAESGPAGSPVTLVLVHGWTQDHRTWDFVLPHLDPGVRVLRYDLRGHGGSAHARPGSATIARLADDLAELIADRVPEGPVVLAGHSMGGMTLMVLAERHPALVRERLAGAAFVATSSGDMDKLTLGFPGLAGRSVTRFEPRLAKLLAGLRSDTLRLRPGMVRSGARRLVFGVRPGRAQVDSVVEQLLAAHPASAGLFLDAIASHRGVGGLGALCDVPSVVLAGEKDRLCPLAHAKVIADELPHAEFVRFPGAGHMLPQERPYEVARRISVLVRTAASR, from the coding sequence GTGACCACCGCGTCGCGGCTGCGCGACCCCTCGCTCGGGCACCGGTTCGTCGCGAGCGACGGCGCCGCGCTGCACGTCGCGGAATCGGGCCCGGCCGGCTCGCCGGTCACGCTGGTGCTGGTGCACGGCTGGACGCAGGACCACCGGACGTGGGACTTCGTGCTGCCGCACCTGGACCCCGGCGTGCGCGTGCTGCGCTACGACCTGCGCGGCCACGGCGGTTCGGCGCACGCGCGGCCCGGCTCGGCGACGATCGCCCGGCTGGCCGACGACCTCGCCGAGCTGATCGCCGACCGCGTGCCCGAAGGGCCGGTGGTGCTGGCCGGGCACTCCATGGGCGGCATGACGCTGATGGTGCTCGCCGAACGGCACCCTGCCCTCGTCCGGGAGCGCTTGGCGGGCGCGGCGTTCGTGGCGACGTCGTCGGGGGACATGGACAAGCTGACGCTGGGGTTCCCCGGCCTGGCCGGGCGGAGCGTGACGCGCTTCGAGCCGCGGCTGGCGAAGCTGCTGGCGGGCCTGCGGTCGGACACGCTGCGGCTGCGGCCGGGGATGGTCCGCTCGGGCGCCCGGCGGCTGGTGTTCGGGGTGCGCCCGGGGCGTGCGCAGGTGGACAGCGTCGTCGAGCAGCTGCTGGCGGCGCACCCGGCGAGTGCGGGGCTGTTCCTGGACGCGATCGCGTCCCACCGCGGCGTGGGCGGGCTGGGCGCGCTGTGCGACGTCCCGTCGGTGGTGCTGGCGGGGGAGAAGGACCGGCTGTGCCCGCTGGCCCACGCGAAGGTGATCGCGGACGAGCTGCCGCACGCGGAGTTCGTCCGGTTCCCCGGCGCCGGCCACATGCTCCCGCAGGAACGCCCCTACGAAGTCGCCCGCCGCATCTCCGTCCTGGTCCGCACGGCCGCCTCCCGCTGA
- a CDS encoding TetR/AcrR family transcriptional regulator — MTEMTRLQQRGVRLPRTERRAQLLAAAQRVFAENGYHAAAMDEIAEVAGVSKPVLYQHFPGKLDLYIALLESHVDELVKRVQTALDSTTENRQRVPATVGAFFDFVSEDAGAFRMVFESDLRGEPAVQEAVDRATSASVDAITETITADAGLDEDKARLLAVGLVGMSQVSARFWLQHHQSMSQEEAVALTANLAWRGIGGGFPLKDA, encoded by the coding sequence ATGACGGAGATGACGCGGCTGCAGCAACGTGGGGTGCGCCTGCCCCGGACCGAACGGCGGGCGCAGCTCCTCGCCGCGGCGCAGCGGGTCTTCGCCGAGAACGGCTACCACGCCGCCGCGATGGACGAGATCGCCGAAGTGGCCGGTGTCAGCAAGCCGGTGCTCTACCAGCACTTCCCCGGCAAGCTCGACCTGTACATCGCGCTGCTGGAGAGCCACGTCGACGAGCTGGTGAAGCGCGTGCAGACGGCGCTGGACTCGACGACGGAGAACCGCCAGCGCGTCCCGGCGACGGTCGGCGCGTTCTTCGACTTCGTCAGCGAGGACGCGGGCGCGTTCCGGATGGTGTTCGAGTCCGACCTGCGCGGCGAGCCGGCGGTCCAGGAAGCGGTCGACCGCGCGACGTCGGCGAGCGTGGACGCGATCACCGAGACGATCACGGCGGACGCGGGCCTCGACGAGGACAAGGCGCGCCTGCTGGCCGTGGGGCTGGTCGGGATGAGCCAGGTCAGCGCCCGGTTCTGGCTGCAGCACCACCAGTCGATGAGCCAGGAGGAAGCGGTGGCCCTGACGGCCAACCTCGCCTGGCGCGGCATCGGCGGCGGCTTCCCCCTCAAGGACGCCTGA
- a CDS encoding TetR/AcrR family transcriptional regulator, which yields MSPVIERVKRSGKQSRSSSRDEEATGDARRDRWRKHRIARRKEFVEAALRALDKHGPDLGMEDVAAEAGVTKPVLYRHFDDKADLYVALGQRGTEILFERLIPAINAELAPVPRIRMALDAFFTVIEEHPNLYRLLAHGRPEKPVSSDVVAEDKELIASALTALLGDYMRMFNMDSGAAEPWAHGIVGMVQNTGEWWLDRRSMGRDSVVEYLTQIIWAAIDGLTRQNGVVIDPNQPLEANKVVQLGRASESVEETS from the coding sequence ATGAGCCCCGTGATCGAACGTGTCAAGCGCTCCGGCAAGCAGTCCAGGTCCTCGTCGCGCGACGAGGAGGCGACCGGCGACGCCCGGCGCGACCGCTGGCGCAAGCACCGGATCGCGCGGCGCAAGGAGTTCGTCGAAGCGGCGCTGCGTGCGCTCGACAAGCACGGCCCCGACCTCGGCATGGAGGACGTCGCCGCGGAGGCCGGTGTCACGAAACCGGTGCTGTACCGGCACTTCGACGACAAGGCCGACCTCTACGTCGCCCTCGGCCAGCGCGGCACGGAGATCCTGTTCGAGCGGCTGATCCCGGCGATCAACGCGGAGCTGGCGCCGGTGCCGCGGATCCGGATGGCGCTCGACGCGTTCTTCACCGTGATCGAGGAGCACCCGAACCTCTACCGGCTGCTCGCGCACGGGCGGCCGGAGAAGCCGGTGTCCTCGGACGTCGTGGCCGAGGACAAGGAGCTGATCGCGTCGGCGCTGACCGCGCTGCTCGGCGACTACATGAGGATGTTCAACATGGACTCCGGCGCGGCCGAGCCGTGGGCGCACGGCATCGTCGGCATGGTCCAGAACACCGGCGAGTGGTGGCTGGACCGCCGCTCGATGGGCCGCGACTCGGTCGTGGAGTACCTGACGCAGATCATCTGGGCGGCGATCGACGGCCTGACCCGCCAGAACGGCGTGGTCATCGACCCGAACCAGCCCCTGGAAGCCAACAAGGTGGTCCAGCTGGGCCGCGCTTCGGAGTCGGTGGAGGAAACGTCATGA
- a CDS encoding alpha/beta fold hydrolase: MNTVVTARAPLTHVPLSSRELPSLEPVKPPWPAAFEEVGTARLHIRRTPGPDGVPAVYVHGLGGSSTNWTDLAALLAPVACGTAPDLPGFGYSEPEAGFDFTLDEHAEVVARHIESVGAPVHLFGNSMGGAIALLVAARRPELVKTLTLISPAVPDRRPDPRRLSDPRMALAYLPLVGARVRAQLAALGPRERAAQVIKLCFADPSRFPESRLDELTEEHGARAGFDWAAPALARSTFAIFRAWSTLGKASLWSVAPRVTAPTLVVWGREDRVISVKRAVRTARAIPRARLLVLPRTGHVAQMERPVVVAKAVLGMWEHVEAGAW, translated from the coding sequence GTGAACACCGTCGTGACCGCGCGGGCGCCGCTGACCCACGTGCCCCTGTCGAGCAGGGAATTGCCGTCCCTCGAGCCGGTCAAACCGCCGTGGCCGGCCGCCTTCGAAGAGGTCGGCACCGCGCGGCTCCACATCCGCCGCACGCCGGGCCCCGACGGCGTGCCCGCGGTCTACGTGCACGGGCTCGGCGGCTCCTCGACGAACTGGACCGACCTGGCCGCGCTGCTCGCGCCGGTCGCCTGCGGCACCGCGCCCGACCTGCCCGGGTTCGGCTACTCCGAGCCCGAAGCCGGCTTCGACTTCACCCTGGACGAGCACGCCGAGGTCGTCGCGCGGCACATCGAGTCGGTCGGCGCGCCGGTGCACCTGTTCGGCAACTCGATGGGCGGGGCGATCGCGCTGCTCGTCGCCGCCCGGCGCCCGGAGCTGGTCAAGACGCTCACGCTGATCTCGCCCGCGGTGCCCGACCGGCGCCCCGACCCGCGGCGGCTGTCGGACCCGCGGATGGCGCTCGCCTACCTGCCGCTGGTCGGCGCGCGCGTGCGGGCCCAGCTGGCCGCGCTCGGGCCGCGGGAACGCGCCGCGCAGGTCATCAAGCTGTGCTTCGCGGACCCGTCGCGGTTCCCCGAAAGCCGGCTCGACGAGCTGACCGAGGAGCACGGCGCCCGCGCGGGCTTCGACTGGGCGGCGCCCGCGCTGGCGCGCAGCACGTTCGCCATCTTCCGGGCCTGGTCGACGCTCGGGAAGGCGTCGCTGTGGTCGGTCGCGCCGCGGGTGACGGCGCCGACACTGGTGGTCTGGGGCCGGGAGGACCGCGTCATCTCGGTGAAGCGGGCGGTGCGGACCGCGCGGGCGATCCCGCGGGCCCGGTTGCTGGTGCTGCCGCGGACCGGGCACGTGGCCCAGATGGAACGTCCGGTGGTCGTCGCCAAGGCCGTCCTGGGCATGTGGGAGCACGTCGAAGCCGGTGCCTGGTAG
- the moeZ gene encoding adenylyltransferase/sulfurtransferase MoeZ: MSALPPLVEPAAELTKEEVARYSRHLIIPDVGVTGQKRLKNAKVLVIGAGGLGSPALLYLAAAGVGTLGIVDFDVVDESNLQRQVIHGQSDVGKLKAASAQESIAEINPLVKVHLHTDRLDSSNALEIFEQYDLIVDGTDNFATRYLVNDAAVLLGKPYVWGSIFRFEGQVSVFWEDAPNGKGLNYRDLYPEPPPPGMVPSCAEGGVLGVLCASIGSIMVTEAIKLLTGIGEPLLGRLISYDALEMKYREVKIRKDPDTPKITELIDYEAFCGVVSDEAAQAASGSTITPAELKAKFDNGENFALIDVREQHEYEIVNIKGATLIPKDRILSGEALAELPQDKPIVLHCKSGARSAEALAALHAAGFKDATHLGGGVLAWAKQIDPSLPTY, from the coding sequence ATGTCAGCACTGCCGCCGCTCGTCGAGCCGGCTGCCGAGCTCACCAAGGAAGAGGTGGCCAGGTACAGCCGTCACCTGATCATCCCGGACGTCGGGGTGACCGGGCAGAAGCGCCTGAAGAACGCCAAGGTCCTGGTCATCGGCGCCGGCGGCCTCGGCAGCCCCGCGCTGCTCTACCTGGCCGCGGCCGGCGTCGGCACCCTCGGCATCGTCGACTTCGACGTCGTCGACGAGTCGAACCTGCAGCGCCAGGTCATCCACGGCCAGTCCGACGTCGGCAAGCTCAAGGCCGCGTCCGCGCAGGAGTCGATCGCCGAGATCAACCCGCTGGTCAAGGTGCACCTGCACACCGACCGGCTGGACTCGTCGAACGCGCTCGAGATCTTCGAGCAGTACGACCTCATCGTCGACGGCACGGACAACTTCGCCACGCGCTACCTGGTGAACGACGCCGCGGTGCTGCTGGGCAAGCCGTACGTGTGGGGCTCGATCTTCCGGTTCGAGGGCCAGGTCAGCGTGTTCTGGGAGGACGCGCCGAACGGCAAGGGCCTCAACTACCGCGACCTCTACCCGGAGCCGCCGCCCCCGGGCATGGTTCCCTCCTGCGCCGAAGGCGGCGTGCTGGGCGTGCTCTGCGCGTCCATCGGCTCGATCATGGTGACCGAGGCGATCAAGCTGCTCACCGGCATCGGCGAGCCGCTGCTCGGGCGCCTGATCAGCTACGACGCGCTGGAGATGAAGTACCGCGAGGTCAAGATCCGCAAGGACCCGGACACCCCGAAGATCACCGAGCTGATCGACTACGAGGCGTTCTGCGGTGTCGTTTCGGACGAGGCCGCGCAGGCCGCGTCGGGCAGCACGATCACGCCGGCCGAGCTCAAGGCCAAGTTCGACAACGGCGAGAACTTCGCCCTGATCGACGTCCGCGAGCAGCACGAGTACGAGATCGTCAACATCAAGGGCGCGACGCTGATCCCGAAGGACCGCATCCTCTCGGGCGAGGCGCTGGCGGAGCTGCCGCAGGACAAGCCGATCGTCCTGCACTGCAAGTCGGGCGCGCGGTCGGCGGAGGCCCTCGCGGCCCTGCACGCGGCCGGTTTCAAGGACGCGACGCACCTCGGTGGCGGCGTGCTGGCCTGGGCGAAGCAGATCGACCCGAGCCTGCCGACCTACTGA